The following proteins are encoded in a genomic region of Thermoproteales archaeon:
- a CDS encoding type II secretion system F family protein, translated as MPYIHLTKSRKLILAGFSIAIWFLSFTTYAIITSLTPEDIFYYVPRAGIYFPTSEKFNIGVLIATILALLPVAIINYFNDKYIDEIERTLPDVFKALAESIQAGLSLPHAVKETSVRGYGVLGKLLKAIATRTALGLSFESAVDAVLGRYEIPSLKRSAKILKIAYESGGRTFEVLDTAAKVYGLLWSYTYERRTSVRQYVLTIYASLLIFLVIGVVLIEVFFIPLATLQKSQPIHIFRGLMEIPIYKAVILYTSFIEAIFGGLIAGKMDRGSVKSGALHVILQIAMVLVFFLFIIPAIEGTGLFSGT; from the coding sequence ATGCCTTATATTCACTTGACAAAATCTAGAAAACTTATTTTAGCAGGATTCTCTATAGCAATATGGTTTTTATCGTTTACAACTTACGCTATTATAACGAGCTTAACACCGGAGGATATCTTCTATTATGTTCCGAGAGCCGGTATTTATTTTCCAACATCTGAAAAATTTAATATTGGAGTTTTAATAGCCACTATCCTAGCATTACTACCCGTAGCGATTATAAACTATTTCAACGACAAGTACATCGACGAAATCGAAAGAACCTTACCCGATGTTTTTAAAGCTTTAGCTGAGAGTATACAGGCTGGGCTTTCGTTGCCCCACGCGGTGAAAGAGACGAGCGTGAGAGGATATGGAGTGTTAGGAAAACTTTTGAAAGCCATTGCTACAAGAACGGCTTTAGGCTTAAGCTTTGAAAGCGCAGTAGATGCCGTTTTAGGAAGATATGAAATCCCATCATTAAAAAGATCAGCTAAAATCTTGAAGATAGCCTATGAAAGTGGCGGGAGAACTTTCGAAGTTTTGGATACTGCAGCTAAAGTATACGGGCTTTTATGGTCCTATACCTATGAAAGACGGACAAGTGTTAGGCAATACGTTCTGACAATATATGCGTCACTATTAATTTTCTTGGTTATAGGCGTTGTATTGATTGAAGTTTTTTTCATACCTCTGGCAACGCTTCAGAAATCGCAGCCTATTCACATTTTCCGTGGATTGATGGAAATTCCAATTTATAAAGCTGTTATACTTTACACATCGTTTATCGAAGCTATATTTGGAGGATTAATAGCTGGTAAAATGGATAGAGGCTCGGTAAAGTCTGGTGCTTTACATGTAATCTTACAGATAGCGATGGTGCTGGTATTCTTCTTGTTTATTATACCAGCTATAGAAGGAACGGGGTTATTCTCCGGAACTTAA
- a CDS encoding type II secretion system F family protein produces MILEGLGYSLFKNIVERYSYRLQPFRDFYEKTLTKTPFVVYMSTGILYSLLSTLTTFGLALYLHLSILKANILITIVASLIISIIVLLLSVALVLYYPVYKARARGSQIDVALLHTLSYMASIAAAGAPPEAVLEVTAEMEDNKEVSYELKRIIADIELLGYDTITALTIASRKTPSKTLGMLLDGLKSVIITRGEVWEFLTFFFERIISERIAYLKQIINSIAVIAEVYITMMVAFPIIVVIMLSVMTLLGGFIGGLDPMLLIFVFIIVLLPCMGASLLVIFDSILSKV; encoded by the coding sequence ATGATCCTAGAAGGCTTAGGATATAGCTTGTTCAAGAATATTGTAGAAAGATACTCTTATAGGCTTCAACCATTTAGAGACTTCTACGAGAAAACCCTCACCAAGACACCATTCGTAGTATATATGAGCACCGGAATACTATATTCGCTATTATCTACTCTTACAACTTTCGGCTTAGCTTTATATTTACATTTGTCAATTCTAAAAGCAAATATTCTCATTACTATAGTGGCATCCCTTATTATATCCATTATTGTATTGTTGTTGTCAGTGGCGCTTGTTTTATACTACCCTGTATACAAGGCTAGAGCCAGAGGCTCGCAAATAGACGTGGCCTTACTTCATACATTGAGCTATATGGCATCGATAGCTGCAGCTGGCGCGCCTCCAGAAGCAGTTCTTGAAGTTACAGCTGAAATGGAAGATAATAAGGAAGTAAGCTATGAATTGAAAAGGATAATAGCTGATATAGAGCTTTTAGGCTACGATACGATTACGGCTCTTACGATAGCCTCGAGGAAAACTCCGAGTAAAACTCTTGGCATGCTGCTCGACGGGTTGAAATCAGTTATAATCACGAGGGGGGAAGTATGGGAGTTTCTAACCTTTTTTTTCGAGCGCATAATTTCTGAAAGAATAGCGTATTTAAAGCAAATTATAAACTCTATAGCCGTAATAGCTGAAGTTTACATAACAATGATGGTGGCTTTTCCAATAATAGTTGTTATAATGTTGAGCGTGATGACTCTGTTAGGAGGTTTTATCGGAGGCTTAGATCCAATGCTGCTGATTTTCGTGTTTATTATTGTGCTTCTACCTTGCATGGGTGCTTCTCTACTAGTTATATTTGATTCCATACTGTCAAAGGTGTAG